The following proteins come from a genomic window of Athalia rosae chromosome 1, iyAthRosa1.1, whole genome shotgun sequence:
- the LOC105683432 gene encoding cilia- and flagella-associated protein 157 isoform X1 → MKNDCRVRARNEELEHGMEILKQEVRQLEEDRADVVAHLELVLRQKIEEANELSERLAALEELRKEEQIAFKKREAALEMEYRNMENTLSAEIKLAAGKLNALEDWRTARIELLRKFEIQEERMTEQEERHKRLLYEAEKELIINKARMKKEMEERLMQLAQNFRDATNIRIADATHRAIRENIALNKELDAMLQVCRDLDTKTKQCKEKHRTLKLQASLYENEAKMALNKTLKQNRTIEKLAKDHYKMTLECGKLQRAEAKVRHIEQLAQEYKDKCRDVEEKVRILEQHTQQAKYNENEVMKELSSNCEEIQRLSKILREARQCVAEVLKIQAGDAYENICTACYPNVKERLLCSLLEILGKEQTGMKEESQIKHSKYTLGDLGLVPSRITNECQLTLEPEEFDREQSQARSDDDEKLEENILNSADESFEENIRAEAEEDAENLITIPSCLLSDPGSSDLPSPLETISDPSLKNIDTNM, encoded by the exons ATGAAGAATGATTGCAGGGTACGCGCACGCAACGAAGAATTAGAACATGGAATGGAAATCCTAAAGCAGGAGGTACGACAACTTGAAGAAGATCGGGCCGATGTAGTTGCACATCTGGAACTTGTTTTACGccagaaaattgaagaagcaAATGAACTCAGCGAAAGATTAGCAGCTCTGGAAGAATTACGCAAAGAAGAACAAATTGCTTTCAAGAAACGAGAAGCTGCCCTGGAAATGGAATATCGTAATATGGAGAATACCCTTTCTGCAGAAATAAAGCTAGCTG CTGGGAAGTTAAATGCTTTGGAAGACTGGCGAACCGCAAGGATTGAGTTATTGCGTAAGTTTGAGATACAAGAAGAGCGAATGACAGAACAGGAAGAACGTCACAAAAGACTTCTCTACGAAGCTGAGAAAGAGTTAATAATTAACAAGGCGAG aatgaaaaaagagatggaAGAAAGATTAATGCAATTGGCACAGAACTTTAGGGATGCAACAAACATAAGAATAGCTGATGCAACGCACCGTGCAATTCGGGAGAATATTGCTTTGAACAAAGAATTAGATGCAATGCTTCAAGTTTGCCGGGATCTTGATACAAAAACTAAACAGTGTAAAGAGAAGCATCGTACCCTGAAGCTACAAGCTTCACTTTATGAAAATGAGGCAAAGATGGCTTTAAATAAAACTCTGAAACAAAATCGAACTATTGAAAAGCTGGCCAAGGATCACTACAAGATGACACTCGAATGTGGAAAACTACAGAGAGCGGAGGCTAAGGTACGACATATCGAGCAGCTTGCTCAAGAGTATAAAGACAAATGTCGAGAtgtggaagaaaaagtaagaattttGGAGCAGCATACACAACAAgcaaaatataatgaaaatgaagtaaTGAAGGAATTGTCTTCAAACTGCGAGGAAATCCAAAGGCTTAGCAAGATTTTACGTGAGGCAAGACAATGTGTCGCCGAAGTTTTAAAG attcaagcaggAGATGCTTACGAAAATATCTGCACGGCTTGTTACCCTAATGTTAAAGAAAGACTATTATGTAGCCTTCTTGAGATCTTGGGAAAAGAACAAACTGGAATGAAGGAA GAATCTCAAATTAAACACAGCAAATACACACTGGGTGACTTAGGTCTCGTCCCAAGTAGAATTACAAATGAATGTCAACTGACATTAGAACCAGAGGAGTTTGATAGAGAGCAAAGTCAAGCAAGAAgtgacgacgatgaaaaattagaagaaaatataCTAAATAGCGCAGACGAGagtttcgaagaaaatatcagagcagaagcagaagaagatgCGGAAAACTTGATCACCATACCATCATGTCTTCTTTCAGACCCTGGCAGTTCAGATCTTCCATCTCCTCTCGAAACTATATCAGACCcttcattaaaaaatattgacaCAAATATGTAA
- the LOC105683435 gene encoding protein max isoform X1, with protein sequence MSDDDRDIDIESDEGDDSDSRQRHSNNTQYYSQAEKRAHHNALERKRRDHIKDSFSSLRDSVPALQGEKVASRAQILKKAAEYIQFMRRKNTSHQQDIDDLKRQNTLLESQSLCLHNFRTLEKAKITGNYAAESCEVSKSDSVGIGAYNDSESESSDSETGRTIRNHKKLKVGGMHH encoded by the exons ATGAGCGACGATGACCGCGATATCGATATCGAGAGCGAT GAAGGTGATGACTCTGACTCCAGGCAAAGGCATTCTAACAATACCCAGTACTACTCTCAG GCAGAAAAGCGGGCTCACCACAATGCGTTGGAAAGAAAACGACGGGATCACATAAAAGACAGTTTTTCAAGCCTACGGGACTCAGTGCCAGCTTTACAAGGAGAAAAAGTTGCGAGTAGAGCGCAAATACTAAAGAAAGCTGCCGAATACATACAGTTCATGAGGCGTAAAAATACCTCCCATCAACAGGACATTGACGATTTGAAACGACAGAACACTCTGCTGGAATCTCAGAGTTTGTGTCTTCACAATT TTCGTACCttggaaaaagcaaaaatcacAGGCAACTATGCCGCAGAATCTTGTGAAGTATCTAAATCAGATTCCGTAGGAATTGGAGCATACAATGACTCCGAATCAGAATCTTCCGACAGTGAAACCGGCAGGACCATTCGTaatcataaaaaattaaaagtcggAGGGATGCATCACTGA
- the LOC110116833 gene encoding protein sel-1 homolog 1 has product MVIMKLGKGLLVLLLLLVMFSDAELEETLKKREDIDKKSSLTDEEEIVEDDLENTFEHLREIKVLRDTILKLVPTSHPFLRDVLRGKQRKGDSQDDDDEDVVQKENLRETDMEAANSLIKSIVDRVKAMKNSDPNDRSLEEWDGVEFWGEDDISVTDFPEEENTIPLTPEQLEGEELFKKAQSILNATHANKAEAHKLLTAAATLGHREARSMLAWAQLLGTQISPSASSASSQDIPSALQTFKELAETGLPSAHMGLGFFYATGLGGLNASQGKALLHYTVAALGGDTRAQMALGYRHWAGVTTPASCERALDFYRKVANKVAEEVSLSGGPVIQRVRLLDEYENPGYTSGILDQDLIEYYQLLAEKGDIQAQVGLGQLHYQGGRGVPLDHQKALHYFQHAADAGNSLAMAFLGKIYLEGSDIVKQDNETAYKYFKKAAELGNPVGQSGLGLMYLYGRGVERDTSKALKYFSQAADQGWVDGQLQLGNMYFSGTGVSRDYKLANKYFNLASQSGHVLALYNLAQMHATGTGMMRSCPTAVELLKNVAERGKWSDQLMMAHNEYREGRVDEAFVTYTLLAEMGYEVAQSNAAFILDRAETTIFSEEEGFVRALYLWARAAAQGYSPAQVKLGDAHYYGKGTRVDYEVAASHYRSASEQQHNAQAMFNLGYMHERGLGLARDRHLAKRCYDSAAEANADARIPVALALLKLSFLFGLDYVQELSFIDQWDQFLGQNWDLYLIGMLTGMLSMVIYFRRPQPPPPRPAPPVN; this is encoded by the exons atggtGATTATGAAGCTCGGAAAAGGACTATTGGTTTTGTTGCTCCTCTTGGTTATGTTTTCTGATGCAGAGCTAGAGGAGACATTAAAAAAACGCGAAGATATAGACAAAAAATCTAGTCTAAccgatgaagaagaaattgtTGAAGATGATCTGGAGAACACTTTTGAACATTTACGTGAAATTAAAGTGCTACGTGATACTATATTGAAGTTGGTACCAACTTCGCATCCATTTCTTCGAGATGTTCTCCGGGGTAAACAACGGAAAGGAGACTCTcaggatgatgatgacgaagaTGTTGTGCAAAAGGAAAATTTGCGGGAGACCGATATGGAAGCTGCAAATAGTTTGATTAAATCAATAGTTGATCGTGTCAAAGCAATGAAGAATAGCGACCCTAACGACAGGAGTTTGGAAGAGTGGGATGGTGTTGAATTCTGGGGGGAGGATGACATATCGGTCACTGATTTtcctgaagaagaaaataccaTTCCATTAACGCCTGAACAACTAGAAG GCGAAGAATTATTCAAGAAGGCTCAGAGTATTTTGAATGCTACACACGCCAATAAAGCCGAAGCGCACAAGCTTCtgacagcagcagcaacattGGGACATAGAGAAGCTCGTTCCATGTTAGCTTGGGCTCAGCTTCTAGGAACTCAAATCAGTCCCTCAGCATCTAGTGCTTCCTCCCAGGATATTCCCTCTGCTTTACAAACTTTCAAAGAGCTTGCAGAGACTGGTTTACCTTCTGCCCATATG GGCTTAGGATTCTTTTATGCAACAGGCCTTGGCGGCTTAAATGCGTCACAAGGAAAGGCATTATTGCATTATACAGTAGCAGCTCTTGGAGGAGATACTAGGGCACAAATGGCTCTTGGATATCGTCATTGGGCTGGAGTAACGACTCCAGCATCATGCGAGCGAGCTTTAGACTTCTATCGCAAGGTGGCTAACAAAGTTGCTGAAGAGGTGTCTCTAAGCGGAGGGCCTGTTATACAACGAGTGAGACTTCTGGACGAGTACGAAAACCCAGGATACACATCTGGAATTCTAGACCAGGATTTGATTGAGTATTATCAACTGCTAGCTGAAAAAGGAGACATCCAGGCCCAAGTCGGTTTAGGGCAACTTCATTAtcaaggaggaagaggagtgCCATTGGATCATCAAAAAGCTCTTCACTATTTTCAGCATGCAGCTGATGCCGGGAATTCTCTGGCTATGGCCTTCCTAGGGAAG ATTTATCTTGAGGGGAGCGACATAGTGAAGCAAGATAATGAAACGGCGTACAAGTATTTCAAAAAGGCTGCTGAACTTGGCAATCCAGTTGGGCAGAGTGGATTAGGGCTTATGTACTTATATGGAAGAGGTGTTGAACGAGACACTTCCAAAGCCCTAAAGTACTTCAGTCAGGCCGCAGATCAAGGCTGGGTTGATGGTCAATTGCAATTGGGAAATATGTATTTCA GTGGAACAGGTGTCAGCCGTGACTACAAGCTGgccaataaatatttcaacttgGCCAGTCAGTCTGGGCATGTTTTAGCGCTTTATAACTTAGCCCAGATGCACGCTACTGGTACTGGAATGATGCGAAGTTGTCCAACAGCTGTAGaacttttaaaaaatgtaGCCGAAAGGGGAAAATGGAGCGATCAACTCATGATGGCTCACAACGAGTATCGTGAAGGAAGAGTAGATGAGGCGTTTGTCACTTATACATTACTAGCGGAGATGGGCTACGAAGTTGCTCAGAGCAACGCAGCATTCATTTTAGACAGAGCTGAGACAACCATTTTCTCTGAGGAAGAAGGCTTTGTCAGGGCTCTGTACCTTTGGGCCCGCGCTGCTGCACAAGGCTATTCTCCCGCTCAG GTAAAACTTGGTGATGCCCACTATTATGGCAAAGGAACCCGAGTGGACTACGAAGTAGCAGCAAGTCATTATCGGTCAGCTTCTGAGCAGCAGCATAATGCACAGGCGATGTTCAACCTGGGCTACATGCATGAACGAGGCCTTGGTCTTGCCAGGGATCGGCATTTAGCAAAACGGTGTTACGATTCAGCTGCTGAGGCTAACGCAGACGCCCGTATTCCGGTTGCCTTGGCTCTTTTGAAGCTATCTTTCCTGTTTGGATTAGACTATGTGCAAGAATTGAGTTTTATTGACCAATGGGATCAATTCCTTGGACAAAACTGGGACTTATACCTTATTGGGATGCTTACTGGCATGCTAAGCATGGTTATATACTTTCGTCGACCTCAACCGCCACCACCGAGACCTGCACCTCCTGTTAACTAG
- the LOC105683362 gene encoding uncharacterized protein LOC105683362, protein MVDLFGADKGNISLPPRLQSPEVLYGQPNDLKKVMILNMQKAVYQVRITDILKRIHRLKTRNSFLEDSLAAEEVNRINIDVETGDQITQLNRQIFTEMEKIMDYHKRIHIVKTWINEEKQTHLDNVEAANRKYAKKRLEITSEINAINSKINMLEEYKVAKTDLRNKLIAGDNLLEQRENEVQQRCEQIERKFKMGREKLKKELYSRLQELAGSFQMEVAASLAKPIHRLMRENIFLKNELTDIVRESIPKKEWMKHKKVENDQTKCDTAKSKKFTVDSIIRAKIQSCLLPTVEEQHRTVKGQVEQLRRSKNDIKLAEHTYETVKIRTDQMLQKISQFETHLHRQQSQLGLVNYLRDRSRTEVQRCTDLLYDVKYAVTCALKTTGIGNDITEMGDLQLMSYLLDLLSKVDKQRWLNSTPSLATIPPPETAYKIGDLGFEPLHVELPSLREVSINKNISELSTLKMAKILRDSFTKSQKALEPETSKMVQNSGVLGEETMSTSSRESTPSFDSESEDEKQGQKLGPVEAVEEEELETGTKEETEPKIGTDDSIEDGEVKKDEVYDTDETKEQVEKADHEIFITE, encoded by the exons ATGGTGGATCTTTTCGGAGCTGACAAAGGAAATATATCATTACCTCCAAGACTTCAATCGCCAGAAGTCCTGTATGGCCAGCctaatgatttaaaaaaagtcATGATCCTGAATATGCAAAAAGCTGTTTACCAAGTTCGCATAACGGATATTTTGAAACGGATTCACAG ATTAAAAACCAGGAATAGCTTTCTCGAGGATTCCCTTGCAGCTGAAGAAGTCAACCGCATAAATATAGATGTTGAAACAGGAGATCAGATAACGCAACTGAATCGACAAATATTtacagaaatggaaaaaataatggatTATCACAAGCGAATACATATAGTTAAGACAtggataaatgaagaaaaacagaCACACTTGGATAATGTAGAAGCTGCGAACCGAAAATATGCCAAGAAGCGTCTGGAAATTACTTCTGAAATCAATGCCATAA ATTCGAAAATCAATATGCTGGAGGAGTACAAAGTGGCAAAAACTGATTTGCGTAACAAGTTGATAGCTGGAGATAATCTTCTTgaacaaagagaaaatgaagttCAACAGCGATGCGAGCAAATCGAACGTAAATTTAAGATGGGTAGAGAAAA ATTGAAAAAGGAACTGTATTCGCGCCTTCAGGAATTAGCTGGATCGTTCCAAATGGAAGTTGCTGCTTCGTTGGCCAAGCCGATTCACCGACTTATGCgtgaaaacatttttctcaaaaatgaaTTGACAGATATCGTGAGGGAATCAATACCAAAAAAAGAGTGGATGAAGCACAAGAA GGTGGAAAATGACCAAACGAAATGCGATACTGCAAAGTCAAAGAAATTTACAGTAGATAGTATTATTAGagctaaaattcaaagttgCCTCCTACCAACAGTGGAAGAACAACACAGAACAGTAAAGGGTCAGGTTGAGCAGCTCCGGAGATCCAAGAATGATATTAAATTAGCAGAACATACTTATGAGACTGTAAAGATCCGAACAGACCAGATGCTCCAGAAAATTAGTCAATTTGAAACTCACCTCCATAGACAGCAAAGTCAATTAGGGCTTGTTAACTATCTCAGAGATAGATCTAGAACCGAAGTACAAAGATGTACTGATCTTCTGTACGATGTCAAGTATGCTGTTACTTGCGCTTTGAAA ACGACTGGCATTGGAAATGATATTACGGAAATGGGAGATTTGCAGCTAATGTCTTATTTGTTGGATCTACTCAGTAAAGTTGATAAGCAAAGATGGTTGAATTCTACACCTTC attGGCTACTATTCCTCCACCTGAAACAGCTTACAAAATTGGAGATCTGGGTTTTGAGCCATTACACGTCGAGTTACCTTCTTTGAGGGAAGTatcaataaacaaaaatatatctgaGCTAAGTACCTtgaaaatggcaaaaattctcagagacaGCTTTACAAAATCACAAAAAGCT TTAGAACCGGAGACGTCTAAAATGGTTCAGAACTCTGGAGTGCTTGGCGAGGAAACGATGAGTACAAGTAGTAGGGAATCAACCCCATCTTTCGATAGTGAAAGTGAAGATGAGAAACAAGGGCAGAAGTTAGGTCCGGTTGAAGCAGTTGAAGAGGAAGAGTTGGAGACTGGAACAAAGGAGGAAACAGAACCTAAGATAGGAACAGATGACTCCATAGAGGATGGAGAAGTGAAGAAAGACGAAGTCTATGATACTGACGAAACGAAAGAGCAAGTTGAAAAAGCTGACCATGAAATCTTTATCACGGAATAA
- the LOC105683433 gene encoding ribosome biogenesis protein NOP53: MKGAEIKKRKVSKKTKKSWRKHVDNKDVDQFLDNKRLEERLGAPFSRRSDSELFAIDKIPESKSRLTTKQQKRLALQAKEPVCFALLKPHTAVPDPIAKRNRVKTPEERKNPITRRIQKTKRLNGDLKLKERNAIRDRELADKKRSNKPKIDQFDKDIWQEEKKLHIDVQSEWFTSDTIRHTLANTGQKQKRIPLSLHKKTSVVPAVEAPHPGISYNPSYTDHQDLLANVAKQELELMKKEAHLNRVTTKMFKKVSVEKKGESWIHEMSEGLPTKSSKQEQASGLEDQDSDVKSVNPPVKNVKKTLIKRRKQKEQRKLALERKQAKVEKKKVSDIYKLKSLAKQIAAKEAKEEKLRKKRDKVKALKITEPKMLSKTKFEAPEPDFELAEDLTGNLRKAKPVGNLLKDRFKSLQHRNILAPATRVMKRNKAKVKKFEKATHKMGWEDTFK; encoded by the exons atgaagggaGCAGAGATTAAAAAACGTAAGGTTtctaaaaagacaaaaaaatcctGGAGAAAACATGTCGACAATAAAGATGTGGATCAGTTTTTGGACAACAAACGGTTAGAAGAACGTCTCGGTGCACCTTTTTCACGGAGATCAGATTCTGAGTTGTTTGCCATTGATAAAATCCCAGAAAGTAAGTCCAGACTCACCACCAAACAACAGAAAAGGCTTGCTCTCCAAGCAAAAGAACCTGTTTGCTTCGCTCTCCTGAAACCGCACACGGCTGTTCCTGACCCCATCGCCAAGAGGAATAGAGTTAAGACTCCGGAAGAACGTAAGAACCCTATAACTAGGCGTATTCAAAAAACTAAGAGATTGAATGGTGATTTGAAactaaaagaaagaaatgcaATCAGAGACAGGGAACTGGCTGATAAAAAAAGATCTAATAAACCAAAGATCGACCAATTTGATAAAGATATATggcaggaagaaaaaaagctccatATAGATGTACAGAGCGAATGGTTTACTTCAGATACTATTCGTCACACTTTGGCTAACACTGGacaaaaacagaagagaatTCCTTTATCTCTGCATAAAAAGACGTCTGTAGTACCAGCAGTCGAAGCTCCTCACCCTGGTATCTCATACAATCCGTCATATACTGATCACCAAGACTTGTTGGCAAATGTTGCTAAGCAAGAACtagaattaatgaaaaaagaagcgcaTTTAAATAGAGTAACAACCAAGATGTTTAAAAAG GTATCAGTTgagaaaaaaggtgaaagCTGGATACACGAAATGTCTGAGGGATTACCAACAAAGTCCAGTAAGCAAGAGCAAGCTTCTGGTTTGGAGGATCAGGATTCCGATGTTAAATCAGTAAATCCACCGGTAAAGAATGTGAAGAAAACTCTGATTAAACGGCGAAAGCAGAAGGAGCAGCGAAAGCTTGCACTAGAACGAAAACAAGCCAaggttgagaagaaaaaagtatcagATATATATAAGCTCAAATCACTAGCGAAACAAATCGCAGCTAAAGAAGCAAAGGAagagaaattaagaaaaaagcGAGATAAAGTAAAAGCATTGAAGATAACTGAGCCTAAAATGCTCAGCAAGACCAAATTTGAAGCTCCAGAACCTGACTTTGAACTTGCTGAAGATCTTACTGGTAATTTAAGAAAGGCCAAACCAGTAGGTAATTTACTTAAAGATCGATTCAAGTCCCTCCAGCATAGAAATATCCTTGCGCCAGCCACTAGAGTTAT GAAACGCAATAAGGCAAAGgtcaagaaattcgaaaaagcgACACATAAAATGGGTTGGGAAGACactttcaaataa
- the LOC105683435 gene encoding protein max isoform X2: MSDDDRDIDIESDEGDDSDSRQRHSNNTQYYSQAEKRAHHNALERKRRDHIKDSFSSLRDSVPALQGEKVASRAQILKKAAEYIQFMRRKNTSHQQDIDDLKRQNTLLESQIRTLEKAKITGNYAAESCEVSKSDSVGIGAYNDSESESSDSETGRTIRNHKKLKVGGMHH, translated from the exons ATGAGCGACGATGACCGCGATATCGATATCGAGAGCGAT GAAGGTGATGACTCTGACTCCAGGCAAAGGCATTCTAACAATACCCAGTACTACTCTCAG GCAGAAAAGCGGGCTCACCACAATGCGTTGGAAAGAAAACGACGGGATCACATAAAAGACAGTTTTTCAAGCCTACGGGACTCAGTGCCAGCTTTACAAGGAGAAAAAGTTGCGAGTAGAGCGCAAATACTAAAGAAAGCTGCCGAATACATACAGTTCATGAGGCGTAAAAATACCTCCCATCAACAGGACATTGACGATTTGAAACGACAGAACACTCTGCTGGAATCTCAGA TTCGTACCttggaaaaagcaaaaatcacAGGCAACTATGCCGCAGAATCTTGTGAAGTATCTAAATCAGATTCCGTAGGAATTGGAGCATACAATGACTCCGAATCAGAATCTTCCGACAGTGAAACCGGCAGGACCATTCGTaatcataaaaaattaaaagtcggAGGGATGCATCACTGA
- the LOC105683435 gene encoding protein max isoform X3 gives MSDDDRDIDIESDAEKRAHHNALERKRRDHIKDSFSSLRDSVPALQGEKVASRAQILKKAAEYIQFMRRKNTSHQQDIDDLKRQNTLLESQSLCLHNFRTLEKAKITGNYAAESCEVSKSDSVGIGAYNDSESESSDSETGRTIRNHKKLKVGGMHH, from the exons ATGAGCGACGATGACCGCGATATCGATATCGAGAGCGAT GCAGAAAAGCGGGCTCACCACAATGCGTTGGAAAGAAAACGACGGGATCACATAAAAGACAGTTTTTCAAGCCTACGGGACTCAGTGCCAGCTTTACAAGGAGAAAAAGTTGCGAGTAGAGCGCAAATACTAAAGAAAGCTGCCGAATACATACAGTTCATGAGGCGTAAAAATACCTCCCATCAACAGGACATTGACGATTTGAAACGACAGAACACTCTGCTGGAATCTCAGAGTTTGTGTCTTCACAATT TTCGTACCttggaaaaagcaaaaatcacAGGCAACTATGCCGCAGAATCTTGTGAAGTATCTAAATCAGATTCCGTAGGAATTGGAGCATACAATGACTCCGAATCAGAATCTTCCGACAGTGAAACCGGCAGGACCATTCGTaatcataaaaaattaaaagtcggAGGGATGCATCACTGA
- the LOC105683432 gene encoding cilia- and flagella-associated protein 157 isoform X2, with protein MPKKDKKDKKEKKEKKEKKKNVLNEKDTVFYEQQILDNNKQLSRVRARNEELEHGMEILKQEVRQLEEDRADVVAHLELVLRQKIEEANELSERLAALEELRKEEQIAFKKREAALEMEYRNMENTLSAEIKLAAGKLNALEDWRTARIELLRKFEIQEERMTEQEERHKRLLYEAEKELIINKARMKKEMEERLMQLAQNFRDATNIRIADATHRAIRENIALNKELDAMLQVCRDLDTKTKQCKEKHRTLKLQASLYENEAKMALNKTLKQNRTIEKLAKDHYKMTLECGKLQRAEAKVRHIEQLAQEYKDKCRDVEEKVRILEQHTQQAKYNENEVMKELSSNCEEIQRLSKILREARQCVAEVLKIQAGDAYENICTACYPNVKERLLCSLLEILGKEQTGMKEESQIKHSKYTLGDLGLVPSRITNECQLTLEPEEFDREQSQARSDDDEKLEENILNSADESFEENIRAEAEEDAENLITIPSCLLSDPGSSDLPSPLETISDPSLKNIDTNM; from the exons ATGCCTAAGAAGGACAAAAAAgacaagaaagagaaaaaggaaaaaaaggagaagaagaaaaatgttctCAACGAAAAAGACACTGTTTTCTATGAGCAGCAAATTCTTGATAATAATAAGCAACTCTCACG GGTACGCGCACGCAACGAAGAATTAGAACATGGAATGGAAATCCTAAAGCAGGAGGTACGACAACTTGAAGAAGATCGGGCCGATGTAGTTGCACATCTGGAACTTGTTTTACGccagaaaattgaagaagcaAATGAACTCAGCGAAAGATTAGCAGCTCTGGAAGAATTACGCAAAGAAGAACAAATTGCTTTCAAGAAACGAGAAGCTGCCCTGGAAATGGAATATCGTAATATGGAGAATACCCTTTCTGCAGAAATAAAGCTAGCTG CTGGGAAGTTAAATGCTTTGGAAGACTGGCGAACCGCAAGGATTGAGTTATTGCGTAAGTTTGAGATACAAGAAGAGCGAATGACAGAACAGGAAGAACGTCACAAAAGACTTCTCTACGAAGCTGAGAAAGAGTTAATAATTAACAAGGCGAG aatgaaaaaagagatggaAGAAAGATTAATGCAATTGGCACAGAACTTTAGGGATGCAACAAACATAAGAATAGCTGATGCAACGCACCGTGCAATTCGGGAGAATATTGCTTTGAACAAAGAATTAGATGCAATGCTTCAAGTTTGCCGGGATCTTGATACAAAAACTAAACAGTGTAAAGAGAAGCATCGTACCCTGAAGCTACAAGCTTCACTTTATGAAAATGAGGCAAAGATGGCTTTAAATAAAACTCTGAAACAAAATCGAACTATTGAAAAGCTGGCCAAGGATCACTACAAGATGACACTCGAATGTGGAAAACTACAGAGAGCGGAGGCTAAGGTACGACATATCGAGCAGCTTGCTCAAGAGTATAAAGACAAATGTCGAGAtgtggaagaaaaagtaagaattttGGAGCAGCATACACAACAAgcaaaatataatgaaaatgaagtaaTGAAGGAATTGTCTTCAAACTGCGAGGAAATCCAAAGGCTTAGCAAGATTTTACGTGAGGCAAGACAATGTGTCGCCGAAGTTTTAAAG attcaagcaggAGATGCTTACGAAAATATCTGCACGGCTTGTTACCCTAATGTTAAAGAAAGACTATTATGTAGCCTTCTTGAGATCTTGGGAAAAGAACAAACTGGAATGAAGGAA GAATCTCAAATTAAACACAGCAAATACACACTGGGTGACTTAGGTCTCGTCCCAAGTAGAATTACAAATGAATGTCAACTGACATTAGAACCAGAGGAGTTTGATAGAGAGCAAAGTCAAGCAAGAAgtgacgacgatgaaaaattagaagaaaatataCTAAATAGCGCAGACGAGagtttcgaagaaaatatcagagcagaagcagaagaagatgCGGAAAACTTGATCACCATACCATCATGTCTTCTTTCAGACCCTGGCAGTTCAGATCTTCCATCTCCTCTCGAAACTATATCAGACCcttcattaaaaaatattgacaCAAATATGTAA
- the LOC105683435 gene encoding protein max isoform X4: MSDDDRDIDIESDAEKRAHHNALERKRRDHIKDSFSSLRDSVPALQGEKVASRAQILKKAAEYIQFMRRKNTSHQQDIDDLKRQNTLLESQIRTLEKAKITGNYAAESCEVSKSDSVGIGAYNDSESESSDSETGRTIRNHKKLKVGGMHH, from the exons ATGAGCGACGATGACCGCGATATCGATATCGAGAGCGAT GCAGAAAAGCGGGCTCACCACAATGCGTTGGAAAGAAAACGACGGGATCACATAAAAGACAGTTTTTCAAGCCTACGGGACTCAGTGCCAGCTTTACAAGGAGAAAAAGTTGCGAGTAGAGCGCAAATACTAAAGAAAGCTGCCGAATACATACAGTTCATGAGGCGTAAAAATACCTCCCATCAACAGGACATTGACGATTTGAAACGACAGAACACTCTGCTGGAATCTCAGA TTCGTACCttggaaaaagcaaaaatcacAGGCAACTATGCCGCAGAATCTTGTGAAGTATCTAAATCAGATTCCGTAGGAATTGGAGCATACAATGACTCCGAATCAGAATCTTCCGACAGTGAAACCGGCAGGACCATTCGTaatcataaaaaattaaaagtcggAGGGATGCATCACTGA